In Osmerus eperlanus chromosome 17, fOsmEpe2.1, whole genome shotgun sequence, a single genomic region encodes these proteins:
- the lemd3 gene encoding inner nuclear membrane protein Man1 yields the protein MAAAQLTDEELFSELKRFGFTPGPVTENTRPVYLKKLKKLREEQQQRGSRSGKTRNSGSINNNSSGGGNSSNTAAGASGFGVRPASNDVTHLSPSKSPGGRPALNEKRAGGTGKFVLGFSSDESDAELPPKKRGLNHSGRRDRGSGYQQQPQIRPTGTPITAQKSQGVYVSNSNHSFPGPPESRRSGSGTVGWVERGKSSLEVSRSAKAEGSGYEEPEEEDDYEGKNERDSRSLNGSRASYLNTSKLVGDYSDSDEEEEEEGISAFDRQRERRLNSRRSLSKSASSPFRSARGSESGQEKTGGAIRVNDTPGARSLDMVGDRGEEEEEDGKKRGPGESALSGGLLSRSYPRRSIYVSAVMGESGNNSPSAYNKNHVDSGDGATSSSRFSIGLRPRFPSNTLSATYRPNHSNHTGTNHGYSHAMLKQKLTVPEDELLQQFKREEVSSTGGFSAHYLSMFLLTAACLFFLLLGLMYLRMRGSGASDVDVVIKNHPFGSFFDSSYTETEKDLILELLLTLHDHLAHIAGEHDCRDPEDQTNRSLTIDEASKYLWAQKEDYKNMVLSSLEWIIRTKEDVGIRLIGASPEEAVTDVSEISSLESTHPKMSFLCRFRRAFFTVIYRVLFVLAVIGLVWGLVYYMKYRWRREEEETRQMHGLVDRIIDVLSSHNEACQENKDLQPYLPIPHVRDSLVPPPERMRMKRLWDKAVKFISANESRIRTESQRIGGADFLVWRWIQPSSLDKSLVHHKVWQGKAFPLDKGNSPPNSLTPCLKIRNMFDPVMEVGENWHLAIHEAILEKCSDNDGIVHIAVDKNSREGCVYVKCLSAEHSGKAFKALHGSWFDGKLVTVKYLRLDRYHQRFPQAQGCNTPLKPSSTHMNTMSRLRHRTGSALGFS from the exons ATGGCGGCAGCACAGCTAACGGATGAGGAGCTTTTCTCTGAGTTAAAGCGCTTTGGATTCACCCCAGGCCCGGTTACCGAAAACACACGCCCCGTATATTTAAAGAAATTGAAGAAACTGCGCGAAGAGCAGCAACAGCGAGGATCTCGATCGGGAAAAACGCGCAACAGCGGTAGCATCAACAACAACAGTAGTGGCGGAGGCAACAGCAGTAACACAGCGGCGGGAGCTTCGGGATTCGGAGTCAGGCCAGCCAGCAATGACGTCACGCACCTGAGCCCTAGCAAGAGCCCCGGCGGTCGTCCGGCCCTGAACGAGAAGCGTGCCGGTGGAACAGGGAAGTTCGTTCTGGGCTTTAGCTCGGACGAATCGGATGCTGAGCTACCACCGAAAAAAAGAGGCCTGAACCACAGCGGCAGGAGAGACCGTGGCTCCGGGTATCAACAACAACCGCAGATCAGGCCTACAGGAACACCCATCACCGCTCAAAAGAGTCAAGGAGTGTACGTGAGTAACAGCAACCATTCTTTTCCTGGACCACCGGAGAGTAGAAGGAGCGGGTCTGGGACTGTTGGGTGGGTAGAAAGAGGAAAATCGAGCCTCGAGGTTTCGCGTTCAGCAAAGGCGGAGGGGAGTGGTTACGAGgagccggaggaggaggacgattaTGAGGGGAAGAATGAGAGGGACTCTCGGTCTCTCAATGGTAGCAGGGCGTCCTACTTGAATACTAGTAAGCTAGTCGGGGATTACTCTGAttcggacgaggaggaggaagaagagggcatATCTGCGTTTGACCGTCAACGCGAACGCCGTCTGAACTCCAGACGGAGTCTCTCAAAATCGGCCTCGTCTCCCTTTAGAAGTGCCAGGGGGTCGGAGAGCGGCCAGGAAAAGACGGGAGGCGCAATCAGAGTAAATGACACGCCTGGCGCTAGGAGTCTAGACATGGTGGGAGaccggggggaggaggaagaagaagacggAAAGAAGAGAGGCCCCGGCGAATCGGCTCTCAGTGGCGGCCTGCTGAGTCGCAGTTACCCCAGGAGGTCCATCTACGTGTCGGCTGTCATGGGAGAAAGCGGCAACAACAGCCCCTCGGCGTACAACAAAAACCACGTCGACAGCGGGGACGGCGCCACAAGTAGCAGCCGATTCAGCATTGGACTGAGACCAAGGTTTCCAAGTAACACCCTGTCTGCGACCTACCGGCCCAACCATTCGAACCACACAGGAACCAACCATGGCTACAGCCATGCCATGCTTAAGCAGAAGCTTACGGTTCCAGAAGACGAGCTTCTACAGCAGTTTAAAAGGGAAGAGGTGTCCTCCACCGGTGGGTTCAGCGCACACTACCTGTCCATGTTCCTGTTGACGGCGGCCTGCCTGTTCTTCTTACTGCTGGGCCTCATGTACTTGAGAATGCGAGGTTCTGGAGCATCCGACGTCGATGTTGTTa TTAAGAACCACCCATTTGGAAGTTTCTTTGACAGTTCTTAT ACCGAGACGGAGAAGGACCTCATTCTAGAGCTCCTGCTCACCCTCCACGACCACCTGGCCCACATCGCAG GTGAACATGACTGTAGAGACCCAGAAGACCAGACCAACCGGAGCCTGACGATAGACGAGGCATCCAAATATCTTTGG GCTCAAAAAGAGGACTACAAAAACATGGTCCTCAGTTCGCTTGAATGGATTATCCGAACAAAGGAGGATGTCGGGATACG GCTGATTGGGGCGAGTCCAGAGGAGGCTGTGACCGACGTGTCTGAGATCTCCAGCCTGGAGTCCACCCACCCCAAGATGTCCTTCCTCTGCCGTTTCCGACGGGCGTTCTTCACCGTCATCTACCGGGTCCTCTTTGTCCTAGCAG taATTGGGCTTGTGTGGGGTCTGGTGTACTACATGAAATACCGCTGgaggcgagaggaggaggagaccagaCAGATGCACGGCCTCGTGGACAGAATCATCG ATGTGTTGAGTAGCCACAACGAGGCGTGCCAGGAGAACAAAGACCTGCAGCCCTACCTTCCCATCCCTCACGTCCGAGACTCCCTGGTCCCGCCCCCAGAAAG GATGAGAATGAAGAGGCTTTGGGACAAGGCCGTGAAGTTTATTTCCGCCAACGAATCGCGGATCCGGACAGAGTCCCAGAGGATCGGGGGAGCGGACTTCCTGGTGTGGCGGTGGATCCAGCCCTCGAGCTTGGACAAGTCTCTTGTGCACCACAAAGTGTGGCAAGGCAAAG CTTTTCCGCTTGACAAAGGGAACTCTCCACCCAACAGCCTAACACCGTGTCTGAAGATCAGAAACATGTTTGATCCAGTCAT ggagGTTGGAGAAAACTGGCATCTGGCCATCCACGAAGCCATCCTGGAGAAGTGCAGTGACAACGATGGCATCGTCCACATCGCTGTCGACAAAAACTCGCGCGAG GGCTGCGTCTACGTCAAGTGTCTCTCGGCAGAGCACTCAGGGAAGGCCTTCAAGGCGCTGCACGGCTCGTGGTTTGACG gtaaacTGGTGACGGTGAAGTACCTCCGCCTGGACCGCTACCACCAGCGTTTCCCCCAGGCCCAGGGCTGCAACACGCCTCTGAAGccctccagcacacacatgaacaccatGTCCCGCCTGCGTCACCGTACCGGCTCAGCCCTGGGCTTCTCCTGA